AGGTCGGCCGGGCGCACGGCGTCAGCCCGCAGCAGGTGTGCCTGGCGTGGATGCTCGCCAAGGCGCCGCAGGTGGTGCCGATCCCCGGTTCCTCGCGGCCGGCGAGCATCTCCGACTCGGCCGACGCGGTGCACCTCGAGCTGTCCGAGGAGGAGTTGCGGCGCCTGGACGGGTGAACAGCGGATGCGGAACCGGACGAATGGCCTGACGATCCAAGCCTGACGTATCAGTACCGCCGGCCGAATGGGGTGCGTTGATGGCGACGCAGGGTGGCACTGGGCCAGTCGGGGTTGCTCCGTTTTCGTGACCAATTCACATAAAGCTTGGCGAATTGGTTAGAGGTGCAGCACACTGCCCAACGAGTCAACACCCTGCACTGGCTCAAGGAGTAACCCATGAAGAAGCTCGCACGCTCCGCCACCGTCCTCCTGGCCTGCGTCGGTCTGGCCCTGCCCGGTTTAGCCGGCACCGCGCAGGCCGCGCCCGTCGTCGAGGACCACGCCATGGGTTCGCAGATCGCCAAGCACGAAGGACGCGGCGACCAGCGGATCGTCATCAACACCGACCCGAGCGCCCAGGCCGTCGTGTACGGCATCGACGTCAGCGGGCACCAAGGCAACGTCAACTGGACCTACTGGTGGGGCCAGGGCAAGCGGTTCGCCTACGTCAAGGCCACCGAGAGCACCACCTACCGCAACCCGTACTTCGCCCAGCAGTACAACGGGTCCTACAACGTCGGCATGATCCGCGGCGCCTACCACTTCGCGCTGCCGGACCGGTCCGCCGGCTCGACCCAGGCCGACTTCTTCGTCAACAACGGCGGCGGCTGGTCGCGTGACGGGAAGACCCTGCCCGGCGCGCTGGACATGGAGTA
This is a stretch of genomic DNA from Saccharothrix ecbatanensis. It encodes these proteins:
- a CDS encoding lysozyme, with product MKKLARSATVLLACVGLALPGLAGTAQAAPVVEDHAMGSQIAKHEGRGDQRIVINTDPSAQAVVYGIDVSGHQGNVNWTYWWGQGKRFAYVKATESTTYRNPYFAQQYNGSYNVGMIRGAYHFALPDRSAGSTQADFFVNNGGGWSRDGKTLPGALDMEYNPYGSTCYGLSKASMTTWVRSFSDRYHYRTGRWPVIYTSTSWWNQCVSGDFSSTNPLWIARYSSTVGTLPYAWGYYTFWQYSSSPIDQNQFNGAYDRLQALANG